A stretch of the Pan troglodytes isolate AG18354 chromosome 20, NHGRI_mPanTro3-v2.0_pri, whole genome shotgun sequence genome encodes the following:
- the MPND gene encoding MPN domain-containing protein isoform X3 produces MAAPEPLSPAGGAGEEAPEEDEDEAEAEDPERPNAGAGGGRSGGGGSSVSGGGGGCGAGAGACGGPGGALTRRAVTLRVLLKDALLEPGAGVLSIYYLGKKFLGDLQPDGRIMWQETGQTFNSPSAWATHCKKLVNPAKKSGCGWASVKYKGQKLDKYKATWLRLHQLHTPATAADESPASEGEEEELLMEEEEEDVLAGVSAEDKSRRALGKSPSEPAHPEATTPGKRVDSKIRVPVRYCMLGSRDLARNPHTLVEVTSFAAINKFQPFNVAVSSNVLFLLDFHSHLTRSEVVGYLGGRWDINSQMLTVLRAFPCRSRLGDAETAAAIEEEIYQSLFLRGLSLVGWYHSHPHSPALPSLQDIDAQMDYQLRLQGSSNGFQPCLALLCSPYYSGNPGPESKISPFWVMPPPEQRPSDYGIPMDVEMAYVQDSFLTNDILHEMMLLVEFYKGSPDLVRLQEPWSQEHTYLDKLKISLASRTPKDQSLCHVLEQVCGVLKQGS; encoded by the exons ATGGCAG CTCCGGAGCCGCTGTCCCCGGCGGGCGGTGCGGGCGAGGAGGCGCCGGAGGAGGACGAGGACGAAGCGGAGGCCGAGGACCCTGAGCGGCCGAATGCGGGAGCGGGCGGTGGACGCAGTGGCGGCGGCGGCAGTAGCGTCAGCGGAGGAGGCGGCGGctgcggggccggggcgggggccTGCGGCGGGCCCGGGGGCGCGCTCACCAGGCGCGCGGTCACGCTGCGGGTGCTCCTCAAAGACGCGCTGCTGGAGCCTGGCGCCGGGGTGCTGTCCATCTACTACCTG GGGAAGAAGTTCCTGGGCGACCTGCAGCCAGACGGAAGGATCATGTGGCAGGAGACTGGGCAGACCTTCAACTCACCCAGCGCCTGGGCCACCCACTGCAAGAAGCTGGTGAACCCTGCCAAGAAGTCGGGCTGTGGCTGGGCCTCTGTCAAGTACAAAGGCCAGAAACTGGACAAGTACAAGGCCACGTGGCTCCGGCTGCACCAGCTGCACACGCCTGCCACGGCTGCTGATGAG AGCCCAGCCagtgaaggggaggaggaggagttgctgatggaagaggaggaggaggacgttCTGGCGGGGGTCTCAGCAGAGGACAAGAGTCGGAGAGCACTGGGGAAGAGCCCTTCAGAGCCTGCCCACCCGG AGGCCACAACCCCAGGGAAGCGGGTGGACAGCAAGATCCGGGTTCCGGTccgctactgcatgctgggcagCCGCGACTTGGCCAG GAACCCCCACACCCTCGTGGAAGTAACATCCTTTGCAGCCATCAACAAGTTCCAGCCGTTCAACGTGGCTGTTTCCAGCAACGTGCTGTTCCTGCTG gacTTCCACAGCCACCTGACGCGGAGTGAGGTCGTGGGTTACCTGGGGGGCCGCTGGGACATCAACAGCCAGA TGCTGACGGTGCTCAGAGCCTTCCCTTGTCGGAGCCGGCTTGGGGACGCAGAGACTGCAGCTGCCATCGAAGAGGAG ATCTACCAGAGCCTGTTCCTGCGGGGCCTGTCCCTGGTGGGCTGGTACCACAGCCACCCGCACAGCCCGGCGCTGCCATCTCTGCAGGACATCGACGCACAGATGGACTACCAGCTGCGGCTGCAGGGCTCCAGCAATGGCTTCCAGCCCTGCCTCGCCCTGCTCTGCT CCCCTTACTATTCTGGCAACCCAGGCCCCGAGTCCAAGATCTCGCCTTTCTGGGTGATGCCTCCTCCCGAG CAAAGGCCCAGTGACTATGGCATCCCCATGGATGTGGAGATGGCCTACGTCCAGGACAGCTTCCTGACCAATGACATCCTTCACGAGATG ATGCTGCTGGTGGAGTTCTACAAGGGTTCCCCTGACCTCGTGAGGCTCCAGGAACCCTGGAGCCAGGAGCACACCTACCTCGACAAGCTTAAG ATCTCCTTGGCCAGCAGGACGCCCAAGGACCAGAGCCTGTGTCACGTCCTGGAACAGGTGTGCGGCGTCCTCAAGCAGGGGAGCTGA
- the MPND gene encoding MPN domain-containing protein isoform X5: MAAPEPLSPAGGAGEEAPEEDEDEAEAEDPERPNAGAGGGRSGGGGSSVSGGGGGCGAGAGACGGPGGALTRRAVTLRVLLKDALLEPGAGVLSIYYLGKKFLGDLQPDGRIMWQETGQTFNSPSAWATHCKKLVNPAKKSGCGWASVKYKGQKLDKYKATWLRLHQLHTPATAADESPASEGEEEELLMEEEEEDVLAGVSAEDKSRRALGKSPSEPAHPEATTPGKRVDSKIRVPVRYCMLGSRDLARNPHTLVEVTSFAAINKFQPFNVAVSSNVLFLLIYQSLFLRGLSLVGWYHSHPHSPALPSLQDIDAQMDYQLRLQGSSNGFQPCLALLCSPYYSGNPGPESKISPFWVMPPPEQRPSDYGIPMDVEMAYVQDSFLTNDILHEMMLLVEFYKGSPDLVRLQEPWSQEHTYLDKLKISLASRTPKDQSLCHVLEQVCGVLKQGS; the protein is encoded by the exons ATGGCAG CTCCGGAGCCGCTGTCCCCGGCGGGCGGTGCGGGCGAGGAGGCGCCGGAGGAGGACGAGGACGAAGCGGAGGCCGAGGACCCTGAGCGGCCGAATGCGGGAGCGGGCGGTGGACGCAGTGGCGGCGGCGGCAGTAGCGTCAGCGGAGGAGGCGGCGGctgcggggccggggcgggggccTGCGGCGGGCCCGGGGGCGCGCTCACCAGGCGCGCGGTCACGCTGCGGGTGCTCCTCAAAGACGCGCTGCTGGAGCCTGGCGCCGGGGTGCTGTCCATCTACTACCTG GGGAAGAAGTTCCTGGGCGACCTGCAGCCAGACGGAAGGATCATGTGGCAGGAGACTGGGCAGACCTTCAACTCACCCAGCGCCTGGGCCACCCACTGCAAGAAGCTGGTGAACCCTGCCAAGAAGTCGGGCTGTGGCTGGGCCTCTGTCAAGTACAAAGGCCAGAAACTGGACAAGTACAAGGCCACGTGGCTCCGGCTGCACCAGCTGCACACGCCTGCCACGGCTGCTGATGAG AGCCCAGCCagtgaaggggaggaggaggagttgctgatggaagaggaggaggaggacgttCTGGCGGGGGTCTCAGCAGAGGACAAGAGTCGGAGAGCACTGGGGAAGAGCCCTTCAGAGCCTGCCCACCCGG AGGCCACAACCCCAGGGAAGCGGGTGGACAGCAAGATCCGGGTTCCGGTccgctactgcatgctgggcagCCGCGACTTGGCCAG GAACCCCCACACCCTCGTGGAAGTAACATCCTTTGCAGCCATCAACAAGTTCCAGCCGTTCAACGTGGCTGTTTCCAGCAACGTGCTGTTCCTGCTG ATCTACCAGAGCCTGTTCCTGCGGGGCCTGTCCCTGGTGGGCTGGTACCACAGCCACCCGCACAGCCCGGCGCTGCCATCTCTGCAGGACATCGACGCACAGATGGACTACCAGCTGCGGCTGCAGGGCTCCAGCAATGGCTTCCAGCCCTGCCTCGCCCTGCTCTGCT CCCCTTACTATTCTGGCAACCCAGGCCCCGAGTCCAAGATCTCGCCTTTCTGGGTGATGCCTCCTCCCGAG CAAAGGCCCAGTGACTATGGCATCCCCATGGATGTGGAGATGGCCTACGTCCAGGACAGCTTCCTGACCAATGACATCCTTCACGAGATG ATGCTGCTGGTGGAGTTCTACAAGGGTTCCCCTGACCTCGTGAGGCTCCAGGAACCCTGGAGCCAGGAGCACACCTACCTCGACAAGCTTAAG ATCTCCTTGGCCAGCAGGACGCCCAAGGACCAGAGCCTGTGTCACGTCCTGGAACAGGTGTGCGGCGTCCTCAAGCAGGGGAGCTGA
- the MPND gene encoding MPN domain-containing protein isoform X1 has product MLECSGTIIVHCSPDLPISSGPPASATRRAVTIAPEPLSPAGGAGEEAPEEDEDEAEAEDPERPNAGAGGGRSGGGGSSVSGGGGGCGAGAGACGGPGGALTRRAVTLRVLLKDALLEPGAGVLSIYYLGKKFLGDLQPDGRIMWQETGQTFNSPSAWATHCKKLVNPAKKSGCGWASVKYKGQKLDKYKATWLRLHQLHTPATAADESPASEGEEEELLMEEEEEDVLAGVSAEDKSRRALGKSPSEPAHPEATTPGKRVDSKIRVPVRYCMLGSRDLARNPHTLVEVTSFAAINKFQPFNVAVSSNVLFLLDFHSHLTRSEVVGYLGGRWDINSQMLTVLRAFPCRSRLGDAETAAAIEEEIYQSLFLRGLSLVGWYHSHPHSPALPSLQDIDAQMDYQLRLQGSSNGFQPCLALLCSPYYSGNPGPESKISPFWVMPPPEQRPSDYGIPMDVEMAYVQDSFLTNDILHEMMLLVEFYKGSPDLVRLQEPWSQEHTYLDKLKISLASRTPKDQSLCHVLEQVCGVLKQGS; this is encoded by the exons CTCCGGAGCCGCTGTCCCCGGCGGGCGGTGCGGGCGAGGAGGCGCCGGAGGAGGACGAGGACGAAGCGGAGGCCGAGGACCCTGAGCGGCCGAATGCGGGAGCGGGCGGTGGACGCAGTGGCGGCGGCGGCAGTAGCGTCAGCGGAGGAGGCGGCGGctgcggggccggggcgggggccTGCGGCGGGCCCGGGGGCGCGCTCACCAGGCGCGCGGTCACGCTGCGGGTGCTCCTCAAAGACGCGCTGCTGGAGCCTGGCGCCGGGGTGCTGTCCATCTACTACCTG GGGAAGAAGTTCCTGGGCGACCTGCAGCCAGACGGAAGGATCATGTGGCAGGAGACTGGGCAGACCTTCAACTCACCCAGCGCCTGGGCCACCCACTGCAAGAAGCTGGTGAACCCTGCCAAGAAGTCGGGCTGTGGCTGGGCCTCTGTCAAGTACAAAGGCCAGAAACTGGACAAGTACAAGGCCACGTGGCTCCGGCTGCACCAGCTGCACACGCCTGCCACGGCTGCTGATGAG AGCCCAGCCagtgaaggggaggaggaggagttgctgatggaagaggaggaggaggacgttCTGGCGGGGGTCTCAGCAGAGGACAAGAGTCGGAGAGCACTGGGGAAGAGCCCTTCAGAGCCTGCCCACCCGG AGGCCACAACCCCAGGGAAGCGGGTGGACAGCAAGATCCGGGTTCCGGTccgctactgcatgctgggcagCCGCGACTTGGCCAG GAACCCCCACACCCTCGTGGAAGTAACATCCTTTGCAGCCATCAACAAGTTCCAGCCGTTCAACGTGGCTGTTTCCAGCAACGTGCTGTTCCTGCTG gacTTCCACAGCCACCTGACGCGGAGTGAGGTCGTGGGTTACCTGGGGGGCCGCTGGGACATCAACAGCCAGA TGCTGACGGTGCTCAGAGCCTTCCCTTGTCGGAGCCGGCTTGGGGACGCAGAGACTGCAGCTGCCATCGAAGAGGAG ATCTACCAGAGCCTGTTCCTGCGGGGCCTGTCCCTGGTGGGCTGGTACCACAGCCACCCGCACAGCCCGGCGCTGCCATCTCTGCAGGACATCGACGCACAGATGGACTACCAGCTGCGGCTGCAGGGCTCCAGCAATGGCTTCCAGCCCTGCCTCGCCCTGCTCTGCT CCCCTTACTATTCTGGCAACCCAGGCCCCGAGTCCAAGATCTCGCCTTTCTGGGTGATGCCTCCTCCCGAG CAAAGGCCCAGTGACTATGGCATCCCCATGGATGTGGAGATGGCCTACGTCCAGGACAGCTTCCTGACCAATGACATCCTTCACGAGATG ATGCTGCTGGTGGAGTTCTACAAGGGTTCCCCTGACCTCGTGAGGCTCCAGGAACCCTGGAGCCAGGAGCACACCTACCTCGACAAGCTTAAG ATCTCCTTGGCCAGCAGGACGCCCAAGGACCAGAGCCTGTGTCACGTCCTGGAACAGGTGTGCGGCGTCCTCAAGCAGGGGAGCTGA
- the MPND gene encoding MPN domain-containing protein isoform X2: MLECSGTIIVHCSPDLPISSGPPASATRRAVTIAPEPLSPAGGAGEEAPEEDEDEAEAEDPERPNAGAGGGRSGGGGSSVSGGGGGCGAGAGACGGPGGALTRRAVTLRVLLKDALLEPGAGVLSIYYLGKKFLGDLQPDGRIMWQETGQTFNSPSAWATHCKKLVNPAKKSGCGWASVKYKGQKLDKYKATWLRLHQLHTPATAADESPASEGEEEELLMEEEEEDVLAGVSAEDKSRRALGKSPSEPAHPEATTPGKRVDSKIRVPVRYCMLGSRDLARNPHTLVEVTSFAAINKFQPFNVAVSSNVLFLLDFHSHLTRSEVVGYLGGRWDINSQMLTVLRAFPCRSRLGDAETAAAIEEEDIDAQMDYQLRLQGSSNGFQPCLALLCSPYYSGNPGPESKISPFWVMPPPEQRPSDYGIPMDVEMAYVQDSFLTNDILHEMMLLVEFYKGSPDLVRLQEPWSQEHTYLDKLKISLASRTPKDQSLCHVLEQVCGVLKQGS; the protein is encoded by the exons CTCCGGAGCCGCTGTCCCCGGCGGGCGGTGCGGGCGAGGAGGCGCCGGAGGAGGACGAGGACGAAGCGGAGGCCGAGGACCCTGAGCGGCCGAATGCGGGAGCGGGCGGTGGACGCAGTGGCGGCGGCGGCAGTAGCGTCAGCGGAGGAGGCGGCGGctgcggggccggggcgggggccTGCGGCGGGCCCGGGGGCGCGCTCACCAGGCGCGCGGTCACGCTGCGGGTGCTCCTCAAAGACGCGCTGCTGGAGCCTGGCGCCGGGGTGCTGTCCATCTACTACCTG GGGAAGAAGTTCCTGGGCGACCTGCAGCCAGACGGAAGGATCATGTGGCAGGAGACTGGGCAGACCTTCAACTCACCCAGCGCCTGGGCCACCCACTGCAAGAAGCTGGTGAACCCTGCCAAGAAGTCGGGCTGTGGCTGGGCCTCTGTCAAGTACAAAGGCCAGAAACTGGACAAGTACAAGGCCACGTGGCTCCGGCTGCACCAGCTGCACACGCCTGCCACGGCTGCTGATGAG AGCCCAGCCagtgaaggggaggaggaggagttgctgatggaagaggaggaggaggacgttCTGGCGGGGGTCTCAGCAGAGGACAAGAGTCGGAGAGCACTGGGGAAGAGCCCTTCAGAGCCTGCCCACCCGG AGGCCACAACCCCAGGGAAGCGGGTGGACAGCAAGATCCGGGTTCCGGTccgctactgcatgctgggcagCCGCGACTTGGCCAG GAACCCCCACACCCTCGTGGAAGTAACATCCTTTGCAGCCATCAACAAGTTCCAGCCGTTCAACGTGGCTGTTTCCAGCAACGTGCTGTTCCTGCTG gacTTCCACAGCCACCTGACGCGGAGTGAGGTCGTGGGTTACCTGGGGGGCCGCTGGGACATCAACAGCCAGA TGCTGACGGTGCTCAGAGCCTTCCCTTGTCGGAGCCGGCTTGGGGACGCAGAGACTGCAGCTGCCATCGAAGAGGAG GACATCGACGCACAGATGGACTACCAGCTGCGGCTGCAGGGCTCCAGCAATGGCTTCCAGCCCTGCCTCGCCCTGCTCTGCT CCCCTTACTATTCTGGCAACCCAGGCCCCGAGTCCAAGATCTCGCCTTTCTGGGTGATGCCTCCTCCCGAG CAAAGGCCCAGTGACTATGGCATCCCCATGGATGTGGAGATGGCCTACGTCCAGGACAGCTTCCTGACCAATGACATCCTTCACGAGATG ATGCTGCTGGTGGAGTTCTACAAGGGTTCCCCTGACCTCGTGAGGCTCCAGGAACCCTGGAGCCAGGAGCACACCTACCTCGACAAGCTTAAG ATCTCCTTGGCCAGCAGGACGCCCAAGGACCAGAGCCTGTGTCACGTCCTGGAACAGGTGTGCGGCGTCCTCAAGCAGGGGAGCTGA
- the MPND gene encoding MPN domain-containing protein isoform X4: MLECSGTIIVHCSPDLPISSGPPASATRRAVTIAPEPLSPAGGAGEEAPEEDEDEAEAEDPERPNAGAGGGRSGGGGSSVSGGGGGCGAGAGACGGPGGALTRRAVTLRVLLKDALLEPGAGVLSIYYLGKKFLGDLQPDGRIMWQETGQTFNSPSAWATHCKKLVNPAKKSGCGWASVKYKGQKLDKYKATWLRLHQLHTPATAADESPASEGEEEELLMEEEEEDVLAGVSAEDKSRRALGKSPSEPAHPEATTPGKRVDSKIRVPVRYCMLGSRDLARNPHTLVEVTSFAAINKFQPFNVAVSSNVLFLLIYQSLFLRGLSLVGWYHSHPHSPALPSLQDIDAQMDYQLRLQGSSNGFQPCLALLCSPYYSGNPGPESKISPFWVMPPPEQRPSDYGIPMDVEMAYVQDSFLTNDILHEMMLLVEFYKGSPDLVRLQEPWSQEHTYLDKLKISLASRTPKDQSLCHVLEQVCGVLKQGS, from the exons CTCCGGAGCCGCTGTCCCCGGCGGGCGGTGCGGGCGAGGAGGCGCCGGAGGAGGACGAGGACGAAGCGGAGGCCGAGGACCCTGAGCGGCCGAATGCGGGAGCGGGCGGTGGACGCAGTGGCGGCGGCGGCAGTAGCGTCAGCGGAGGAGGCGGCGGctgcggggccggggcgggggccTGCGGCGGGCCCGGGGGCGCGCTCACCAGGCGCGCGGTCACGCTGCGGGTGCTCCTCAAAGACGCGCTGCTGGAGCCTGGCGCCGGGGTGCTGTCCATCTACTACCTG GGGAAGAAGTTCCTGGGCGACCTGCAGCCAGACGGAAGGATCATGTGGCAGGAGACTGGGCAGACCTTCAACTCACCCAGCGCCTGGGCCACCCACTGCAAGAAGCTGGTGAACCCTGCCAAGAAGTCGGGCTGTGGCTGGGCCTCTGTCAAGTACAAAGGCCAGAAACTGGACAAGTACAAGGCCACGTGGCTCCGGCTGCACCAGCTGCACACGCCTGCCACGGCTGCTGATGAG AGCCCAGCCagtgaaggggaggaggaggagttgctgatggaagaggaggaggaggacgttCTGGCGGGGGTCTCAGCAGAGGACAAGAGTCGGAGAGCACTGGGGAAGAGCCCTTCAGAGCCTGCCCACCCGG AGGCCACAACCCCAGGGAAGCGGGTGGACAGCAAGATCCGGGTTCCGGTccgctactgcatgctgggcagCCGCGACTTGGCCAG GAACCCCCACACCCTCGTGGAAGTAACATCCTTTGCAGCCATCAACAAGTTCCAGCCGTTCAACGTGGCTGTTTCCAGCAACGTGCTGTTCCTGCTG ATCTACCAGAGCCTGTTCCTGCGGGGCCTGTCCCTGGTGGGCTGGTACCACAGCCACCCGCACAGCCCGGCGCTGCCATCTCTGCAGGACATCGACGCACAGATGGACTACCAGCTGCGGCTGCAGGGCTCCAGCAATGGCTTCCAGCCCTGCCTCGCCCTGCTCTGCT CCCCTTACTATTCTGGCAACCCAGGCCCCGAGTCCAAGATCTCGCCTTTCTGGGTGATGCCTCCTCCCGAG CAAAGGCCCAGTGACTATGGCATCCCCATGGATGTGGAGATGGCCTACGTCCAGGACAGCTTCCTGACCAATGACATCCTTCACGAGATG ATGCTGCTGGTGGAGTTCTACAAGGGTTCCCCTGACCTCGTGAGGCTCCAGGAACCCTGGAGCCAGGAGCACACCTACCTCGACAAGCTTAAG ATCTCCTTGGCCAGCAGGACGCCCAAGGACCAGAGCCTGTGTCACGTCCTGGAACAGGTGTGCGGCGTCCTCAAGCAGGGGAGCTGA
- the MPND gene encoding MPN domain-containing protein isoform X6: MGKKFLGDLQPDGRIMWQETGQTFNSPSAWATHCKKLVNPAKKSGCGWASVKYKGQKLDKYKATWLRLHQLHTPATAADESPASEGEEEELLMEEEEEDVLAGVSAEDKSRRALGKSPSEPAHPEATTPGKRVDSKIRVPVRYCMLGSRDLARNPHTLVEVTSFAAINKFQPFNVAVSSNVLFLLDFHSHLTRSEVVGYLGGRWDINSQMLTVLRAFPCRSRLGDAETAAAIEEEIYQSLFLRGLSLVGWYHSHPHSPALPSLQDIDAQMDYQLRLQGSSNGFQPCLALLCSPYYSGNPGPESKISPFWVMPPPEQRPSDYGIPMDVEMAYVQDSFLTNDILHEMMLLVEFYKGSPDLVRLQEPWSQEHTYLDKLKISLASRTPKDQSLCHVLEQVCGVLKQGS; encoded by the exons ATG GGGAAGAAGTTCCTGGGCGACCTGCAGCCAGACGGAAGGATCATGTGGCAGGAGACTGGGCAGACCTTCAACTCACCCAGCGCCTGGGCCACCCACTGCAAGAAGCTGGTGAACCCTGCCAAGAAGTCGGGCTGTGGCTGGGCCTCTGTCAAGTACAAAGGCCAGAAACTGGACAAGTACAAGGCCACGTGGCTCCGGCTGCACCAGCTGCACACGCCTGCCACGGCTGCTGATGAG AGCCCAGCCagtgaaggggaggaggaggagttgctgatggaagaggaggaggaggacgttCTGGCGGGGGTCTCAGCAGAGGACAAGAGTCGGAGAGCACTGGGGAAGAGCCCTTCAGAGCCTGCCCACCCGG AGGCCACAACCCCAGGGAAGCGGGTGGACAGCAAGATCCGGGTTCCGGTccgctactgcatgctgggcagCCGCGACTTGGCCAG GAACCCCCACACCCTCGTGGAAGTAACATCCTTTGCAGCCATCAACAAGTTCCAGCCGTTCAACGTGGCTGTTTCCAGCAACGTGCTGTTCCTGCTG gacTTCCACAGCCACCTGACGCGGAGTGAGGTCGTGGGTTACCTGGGGGGCCGCTGGGACATCAACAGCCAGA TGCTGACGGTGCTCAGAGCCTTCCCTTGTCGGAGCCGGCTTGGGGACGCAGAGACTGCAGCTGCCATCGAAGAGGAG ATCTACCAGAGCCTGTTCCTGCGGGGCCTGTCCCTGGTGGGCTGGTACCACAGCCACCCGCACAGCCCGGCGCTGCCATCTCTGCAGGACATCGACGCACAGATGGACTACCAGCTGCGGCTGCAGGGCTCCAGCAATGGCTTCCAGCCCTGCCTCGCCCTGCTCTGCT CCCCTTACTATTCTGGCAACCCAGGCCCCGAGTCCAAGATCTCGCCTTTCTGGGTGATGCCTCCTCCCGAG CAAAGGCCCAGTGACTATGGCATCCCCATGGATGTGGAGATGGCCTACGTCCAGGACAGCTTCCTGACCAATGACATCCTTCACGAGATG ATGCTGCTGGTGGAGTTCTACAAGGGTTCCCCTGACCTCGTGAGGCTCCAGGAACCCTGGAGCCAGGAGCACACCTACCTCGACAAGCTTAAG ATCTCCTTGGCCAGCAGGACGCCCAAGGACCAGAGCCTGTGTCACGTCCTGGAACAGGTGTGCGGCGTCCTCAAGCAGGGGAGCTGA
- the SH3GL1 gene encoding endophilin-A2 gives MSVAGLKKQFYKASQLVSEKVGGAEGTKLDDDFKEMEKKVDVTSKAVTEVLARTIEYLQPNPASRAKLTMLNTVSKIRGQVKNPGYPQSEGLLGECMIRHGKELGGESNFGDALLDAGESMKRLAEVKDSLDIEVKQNFIDPLQNLCEKDLKEIQHHLKKLEGRRLDFDYKKKRQGKIPDEELRQALEKFEESKEVAETSMHNLLETDIEQVSQLSALVDAQLDYHRQAVQILDELAEKLKRRMREASSRPKREYKPKPREPFDLGEPEQSNGGFPCTTAPKIAASSSFRSSDKPIRTPSRSMPPLDQPSCKALYDFEPENDGELGFREGDVITLTNQIDENWYEGMLDGQSGFFPLSYVEVLVPLPQ, from the exons CTGGTCAGTGAGAAGGTCGGAGGGGCCGAGGGGACCAAGCTGGATGATGACTTCAAAGAGATGGAGAAG AAGGTGGATGTCACCAGCAAGGCGGTGACAGAAGTGCTGGCCAGGACCATCGAGTACCTGCAGCCCAACCCAG CCTCGCGGGCTAAGCTGACCATGCTCAACACGGTGTCCAAGATCCGGGGCCAGGTGAAGAACCCCGGCTACCCGCAGTCGGAGGGGCTCCTGGGCGAGTGCATGATCCGCCACGGGAAGGAGCTGGGCGGCGAGTCCAACTTTG GTGACGCATTGCTGGATGCCGGCGAGTCCATGAAGCGCCTGGCAGAGGTGAAGGACTCCCTGGACATCGAGGTCAAGCAGAACTTCATTGACCCCCTCCAGAACCTGTGCGAGAAAGACCTGAAGGAGATCCAG CACCACCTGAAGAAACTGGAGGGCCGCCGCCTGGACTTTGACTACAAGAAGAAGCGGCAGGGCAAGATCCCCGATGAGGAGCTACGCCAGGCGCTGGAGAAGTTCGAGGAGTCCAAGGAGGTGGCAGAAACCAGCATGCACAACCTCCTGGAGACCGAC ATCGAGCAGGTGAGTCAGCTCTCGGCCCTGGTGGACGCACAGCTGGACTACCACCGGCAGGCCGTGCAGATCCTGGACGAGCTGGCGGAGAAGCTCAAGCGCAG GATGCGGGAAGCTTCCTCACGCCCTAAGCGGGAGTATAAGCCCAAGCCCCGGGAGCCCTTTGACCTTGGAGAGCCTGAGCAGTCCAACGGGGGCTTCCCCTGCACCACAGCCCCCAAGATCGCAG CTTCATCGTCTTTCCGATCTTCCGACAAGCCCATCCGGACCCCTAGCCGGAGCATGC CGCCCCTGGACCAGCCGAGCTGCAAGGCGCTGTACGACTTCGAGCCCGAGAACGACGGGGAGCTGGGCTTCCGTGAGGGTGACGTCATCACGCTGACCAACCAGATCGATGAGAACTGGTACGAGGGCATGCTGGACGGCCAGTCGGGCTTCTTCCCGCTCAGCTACGTGGAGGTGCTTGTGCCCCTGCCGCAGTGA